In one Polaribacter sp. ALD11 genomic region, the following are encoded:
- a CDS encoding acyltransferase: MSRKHFHTFDALRFFAFLLVFLLHLPKTGNIYIDFFLKSGGIGVTFFFVLSGFLITYILLYEKKHHNKISLKKFFARRILRIWPLFYLMIAFAYLSPYILNALNLPFNNEGYKPDLLTSIFFGENYKMMMTNTFPDGAPLRVMWSLCIEEHFYILWAVLLYFISAKKIPHLIISSIIIANISRQIYTHFGISHIDIFSHLDYFAFGAIPAYILIHKKSFINYLEKIPRYFKYIFLILNVAIVFIIPNINFVFIEHLSPFILSLLFSVTILFTLGNNSIHINDNLWFSKLGIYTYGLYLYHTIIVLLLIQVFKYLSFSNWYLLGITSLIITIGISITSYHLFEKQFLKLKRHFY, from the coding sequence ATGAGTAGAAAACACTTTCACACATTTGATGCTTTAAGATTTTTCGCTTTTCTTTTGGTTTTTTTATTACACTTACCAAAGACGGGAAACATATATATTGATTTCTTTCTTAAAAGTGGAGGAATTGGTGTAACATTCTTTTTTGTGTTAAGCGGATTTCTAATTACTTATATTTTACTCTATGAAAAAAAACACCATAATAAAATATCTCTAAAGAAATTTTTCGCCAGACGTATTCTGAGAATTTGGCCATTATTTTACCTTATGATAGCGTTTGCATATTTATCTCCATATATATTGAATGCCTTAAACTTGCCTTTTAACAATGAAGGATACAAACCTGATTTATTGACATCAATATTCTTTGGTGAGAATTATAAAATGATGATGACAAATACATTTCCTGATGGAGCACCTTTAAGGGTTATGTGGTCACTTTGTATTGAAGAACATTTTTATATTCTGTGGGCAGTATTACTCTATTTTATTTCTGCAAAAAAAATCCCGCATCTTATTATATCCAGCATTATTATTGCTAATATCTCTCGGCAAATTTACACTCATTTTGGAATAAGTCATATTGATATATTTTCTCATCTTGATTACTTTGCCTTTGGAGCAATACCTGCATATATTTTGATACATAAAAAAAGTTTCATAAATTATTTAGAAAAAATTCCAAGATATTTTAAATATATCTTTTTAATTTTAAACGTTGCAATCGTTTTTATAATCCCAAATATTAACTTCGTATTTATTGAGCATTTATCACCTTTTATCTTGAGCCTTTTATTTTCAGTTACTATACTATTCACATTAGGAAATAATTCTATTCACATAAATGACAATTTATGGTTTAGCAAATTAGGTATTTATACATATGGATTATACTTATATCATACTATCATAGTATTATTACTAATTCAGGTTTTTAAGTATCTATCTTTTTCTAATTGGTATTTATTAGGAATAACATCTTTAATTATAACAATCGGCATTAGTATAACCTCATATCATTTATTTGAAAAACAATTTTTAAAGTTGAAAAGACATTTTTACTAA
- a CDS encoding helix-turn-helix domain-containing protein: MNSNIKIKDKAKTNPSIKIEFFRKDVRKTSPHKHNNYFEIIYLTKGKGSHTIDAKQYEIKTPVIFTIRKEQVHFWDIKSEPEGFVLIIKKPFIDDCLDKVIIRLISELSAQNCLFPKDNIAIDIFKILYNEHQEKKTSKRPIINGLLKALLAKLLESAKITPSKNANNTIFHKFINLLNQENKLTNKVSHYANLLNTSPQNLNAICRKETDHSASETLSVYIINEAKRLLLYTDFTVSEIANKLDFNDNSHFSKYFKRHVKNTPNEFRRVNK; the protein is encoded by the coding sequence ATGAATTCAAACATAAAAATAAAAGATAAAGCAAAAACAAATCCATCTATCAAAATTGAATTTTTTAGAAAAGATGTTAGAAAGACATCTCCACATAAACACAACAACTATTTTGAAATAATTTACTTGACTAAAGGAAAAGGTTCGCATACTATTGACGCTAAACAATACGAAATAAAAACACCTGTAATATTTACCATCCGAAAAGAGCAAGTACATTTTTGGGATATCAAATCAGAACCAGAAGGATTTGTACTCATAATTAAAAAACCCTTTATTGACGATTGTTTGGACAAAGTAATAATTCGTTTAATTTCAGAATTAAGCGCACAAAATTGCCTTTTCCCAAAAGACAATATCGCAATTGACATATTTAAGATTTTATATAATGAACATCAAGAAAAGAAAACGTCTAAACGACCAATAATAAATGGATTATTAAAAGCTCTTTTAGCAAAACTTCTTGAATCTGCAAAAATTACTCCTTCTAAAAATGCCAATAACACTATCTTCCATAAATTTATTAACCTTTTAAATCAAGAAAACAAACTGACCAATAAGGTAAGCCACTATGCAAATTTATTAAACACCTCACCCCAAAACTTAAATGCAATTTGCAGAAAAGAAACAGATCACTCTGCAAGTGAGACTCTCTCTGTATACATAATTAATGAAGCAAAAAGACTTTTACTTTACACCGATTTCACGGTAAGTGAAATTGCCAATAAACTTGATTTCAACGATAATTCTCATTTCTCTAAATACTTCAAACGTCACGTTAAAAATACTCCTAATGAATTTCGTAGAGTAAACAAGTAA
- a CDS encoding phosphatase PAP2 family protein, producing the protein MIERIKKIDTDILLWINGNHNEFWDHIMWIVSGKWTWLPFYLILASFLIWKYKKNSILMILLIGILITMSDQLASGFFKPFFERLRPSQNPDLEGKLHFVNNYKSGKFGFISSHAANVFSLAFYLTLVARKKLKWIPFVLIPWAIFVSISRIYLGVHYPTDILVPIILSIPIALIVSKLYKVFNPIFIKKTITNVT; encoded by the coding sequence ATGATAGAAAGAATCAAAAAAATAGATACTGATATTCTGTTGTGGATAAATGGTAATCACAATGAATTTTGGGATCATATAATGTGGATTGTTTCTGGAAAATGGACTTGGCTACCTTTTTATTTGATATTAGCTTCGTTCTTAATATGGAAATATAAAAAAAACTCTATCTTAATGATTTTACTGATAGGCATACTTATAACAATGAGTGACCAATTGGCTTCAGGATTTTTTAAACCATTTTTTGAGAGATTACGACCAAGTCAGAATCCTGATTTAGAAGGAAAACTTCATTTTGTTAATAATTATAAGAGTGGTAAATTCGGTTTTATATCTTCTCACGCAGCCAATGTTTTTTCATTAGCATTCTATCTAACATTAGTAGCTCGTAAAAAACTAAAATGGATACCTTTCGTCCTTATTCCTTGGGCAATTTTTGTTAGCATTAGCAGAATTTACCTTGGCGTTCACTATCCAACGGATATACTCGTTCCTATAATTTTAAGTATTCCTATAGCTTTAATAGTTTCTAAACTTTACAAAGTTTTTAATCCTATTTTTATTAAAAAAACAATTACAAATGTTACATAG
- a CDS encoding DoxX family protein has product MLHRLIKTDHSKTTIIIRLMVGSVFLSEGIQKFLYPIARGTGRFEKMGFTNPDFLAHFVGVFEILCGLLLLVGLLTRAAAFAMLINMTVAIIVTKIPIAFDESFGSFVLRELKTYGFWSMAHEMRTDFAMWLGGLFLFIKGGGFWSIDRKNSHH; this is encoded by the coding sequence ATGTTACATAGATTAATTAAAACAGACCATTCCAAAACAACGATTATTATTCGCCTAATGGTGGGTTCTGTTTTCCTTTCAGAAGGTATTCAAAAATTTTTATATCCAATAGCAAGAGGAACAGGAAGGTTTGAAAAAATGGGTTTCACTAATCCTGACTTTTTAGCACATTTTGTTGGTGTATTCGAGATTCTATGCGGCTTATTATTACTCGTAGGTCTTTTAACTCGTGCTGCAGCTTTTGCAATGCTCATCAATATGACGGTAGCCATAATTGTAACCAAAATTCCGATTGCTTTTGATGAAAGTTTTGGTTCATTCGTGCTACGCGAGCTTAAAACTTATGGCTTTTGGAGTATGGCACACGAAATGCGAACTGACTTTGCAATGTGGTTGGGTGGTTTATTTCTATTTATAAAAGGTGGTGGATTCTGGTCAATTGACCGCAAAAATTCACATCACTAA